The Pelobates fuscus isolate aPelFus1 chromosome 2, aPelFus1.pri, whole genome shotgun sequence genome has a segment encoding these proteins:
- the LOC134586201 gene encoding HUWE1-associated protein modifying stress responses-like, which translates to MNNKRKNRKSEIWKQRPRPYFTKWEERCLRKAQQKEEKPEWKAEQSKQKLWPYLKRLATAVGKLYEQGLCRQQGLCLWIPFQDAANSLTSLYKESVDAHQQCFGLGSEIGHQRLNKELLAWVNQCQPTIMKEDLIRVLLEKVPSPRSSHDPPHMADESSVAASLHSLLNGRMASMSTHATIPASSSRLRKRTLAQCCDLFTDSPPCKRKRLI; encoded by the coding sequence ATGAACAATAAAAGGAAGAATAGGAAAAGTGAGATATGGAAGCAAAGACCCAGGCCGTATTTCACTAAATGGGAGGAGCGTTGTTTGAGGAAGGCACAACAAAAAGAGGAGAAACCAGAATGGAAGGCCGAGCAGAGTAAGCAAAAACTCTGGCCATACCTAAAGAGGTTAGCCACAGCAGTGGGGAAACTTTATGAGCAGGGACTTTGTAGACAACAAGGGCTGTGTCTGTGGATCCCATTCCAGGATGCTGCTAATTCTCTCACCAGTCTTTACAAAGAAAGTGTGGATGCTCATCAACAATGCTTTGGCTTAGGATCTGAAATAGGACATCAAAGGCTCAATAAAGAACTGTTAGCCTGGGTAAATCAATGTCAACCTACTATTATGAAAGAAGATTTAATAAGAGTTCTACTTGAAAAAGTACCATCTCCAAGGAGCTCACATGATCCACCACATATGGCTGATGAATCATCCGTAGCAGCATCTCTCCACAGTTTATTAAATGGCAGAATGGCAAGCATGAGTACTCACGCAACCATCCCAGCATCTAGCAGCAGGTTGCGAAAGCGCACCTTGGCACAGTGCTGCGATCTATTTACAGATTCACCACCCTGTAAACGAAAGAGACTGATTTGA
- the LOC134586202 gene encoding HUWE1-associated protein modifying stress responses-like, with protein MNNKRKNRKSEIWKQRPRPYFTKWEERCLRKAQQKEEKPEWKAEQSKQKLWPHLKRLATAVGKLYEQGLCRQQGLCLWIPFQDAANSLTSLYKESMDAHQQCFGLGSEIGHQRLNKELLAWVNQCQPTIMKEDLIRVLLEKVPSPRSSHDPPHMADESSVAASLHSLLNGRMASMSTHSTIPASSSRLRKRTLAQCCDLFTDSPPCKRKRLI; from the coding sequence ATGAACAATAAAAGGAAGAATAGGAAAAGTGAGATATGGAAGCAAAGACCCAGGCCGTATTTCACTAAATGGGAGGAGCGTTGTTTGAGGAAGGCACAACAAAAAGAGGAGAAACCAGAATGGAAGGCCGAGCAGAGTAAGCAAAAACTCTGGCCCCACCTAAAGAGGTTAGCCACAGCAGTGGGGAAACTTTATGAGCAGGGACTTTGTAGACAACAAGGGCTGTGTCTGTGGATCCCATTCCAGGATGCTGCTAATTCTCTCACCAGTCTTTACAAAGAAAGTATGGATGCTCATCAACAATGCTTTGGCTTAGGATCTGAAATAGGACATCAAAGGCTCAATAAAGAACTGTTAGCCTGGGTAAATCAATGTCAACCTACTATTATGAAAGAAGATTTAATAAGAGTTCTACTTGAAAAAGTACCATCTCCAAGGAGCTCACATGATCCACCACATATGGCTGATGAATCATCCGTAGCAGCATCTCTCCACAGTTTATTAAATGGCAGAATGGCAAGCATGAGTACTCACTCTACCATCCCAGCATCTAGCAGCAGGTTGCGAAAGCGCACCTTGGCACAGTGCTGCGATCTATTTACAGATTCACCACCCTGTAAACGAAAGAGACTGATTTGA